One Mycolicibacterium goodii genomic region harbors:
- a CDS encoding SDR family NAD(P)-dependent oxidoreductase yields MTGTAPVAVVTGAASGIGAAVVDALRCRGYRVGALDMAGRADADHVVPVDVSDGPAVTGAVGEIRRALGPVSVLVTSAGHYEMAAVTDITTQAWRRMLRVHLGGLFNAARACLPDMLDAGSGAVVAVASELAVGGGDAEAHYAAAKGAIIGMVRSLAAEVADRGVRVNAVAPGPTDTPLLAEDSPWRAPEYLQTLPLRRLASPREVARCVEYLVCDATFATGDVVNVNSGAVI; encoded by the coding sequence ATGACGGGGACAGCTCCGGTCGCGGTGGTCACCGGTGCGGCCAGCGGGATCGGTGCCGCCGTGGTCGACGCCTTGCGCTGCCGCGGCTACCGCGTGGGCGCCCTGGACATGGCGGGACGTGCCGACGCTGATCACGTTGTGCCGGTGGATGTTTCCGATGGACCTGCGGTCACCGGAGCGGTCGGCGAGATCAGGCGTGCGCTCGGACCGGTGAGCGTGCTGGTGACCTCGGCCGGGCACTACGAGATGGCAGCGGTCACCGACATCACCACGCAGGCGTGGCGGCGCATGCTGCGGGTGCATCTGGGTGGTCTGTTCAATGCCGCGCGTGCCTGTCTGCCGGACATGCTCGACGCGGGCTCGGGGGCGGTGGTCGCCGTTGCCAGTGAACTCGCGGTCGGCGGCGGCGATGCCGAGGCACACTACGCCGCGGCCAAGGGCGCGATCATCGGCATGGTGCGAAGCCTGGCCGCCGAGGTCGCCGACCGCGGCGTCCGCGTCAATGCCGTCGCACCGGGCCCGACCGATACTCCGCTGCTGGCCGAGGATTCCCCGTGGCGCGCACCGGAATATCTGCAGACTCTGCCGTTGCGCCGGCTCGCCTCGCCCCGCGAGGTGGCGCGCTGTGTCGAATATCTGGTGTGCGACGCGACTTTCGCGACCGGAGACGTGGTCAACGTGAACTCAGGAGCAGTGATATGA
- a CDS encoding glyoxalase superfamily protein: MEILASRMLIRPVDYERSLEFYRDGIGLAIAREYPGGTVFYAGQSLIELAGHGDPSGGGSLWLQVRDIYAAQRELESRGVSIARPAEQEPWGLHEMHVTDPDGITLIFVQVPVTHPLRRDTRD, from the coding sequence ATGGAGATCCTGGCCAGCCGGATGTTGATCCGACCGGTCGACTACGAGAGATCGCTCGAGTTCTACCGCGACGGGATCGGGCTGGCCATCGCGCGTGAATACCCCGGCGGCACAGTGTTCTACGCCGGACAGTCGTTGATCGAACTGGCGGGCCACGGTGACCCGTCGGGAGGCGGCAGTCTGTGGCTGCAGGTGCGCGACATCTACGCCGCGCAGCGGGAACTGGAGAGCCGAGGGGTGTCGATCGCCCGGCCCGCCGAGCAGGAACCGTGGGGTCTGCACGAGATGCACGTGACCGACCCCGACGGCATCACACTGATCTTCGTGCAGGTGCCCGTCACGCATCCCCTGCGCCGGGACACCCGGGACTGA
- a CDS encoding amino acid permease codes for MSVREPVSDDSQTLRREFSLWSAFAFAFAFISPIVALYGIFGLALSAAGPSFWWGFAIVFAGQFLVALVFAMLVSRWPLEGSIYQWSRRLLGTTYGWFAGWVYMWTLVIAMATVALGAAGFVANIAGLEEPSGSTLALIALVILLAGTAVNLAGRQALKIFMAASIAAEVIGSVVLGTWLLLFHRQNSLSVLFDGAGADTDMWTYLSGPFLLAVAFIGWSFVGFESAGSIAEEVHEPRKYLPKAVLFSLTFIALVVGYSSLAIILAIPDLDAVAEGVVADPVYDTLTTALGHGVAKPVEVMFVIGFLASFLALQTSASRVIWAYARDGALPAASALGKLRGPARIPTVAILVTTVVGAGLFLLSIVAGDIYSLMVNFTAGGFYLAFLFPLVGFLVVLLRRGWTPATFSLRGMTLPVAVVAVVWASLQFLNIAWPRAAFDQRWLDWSVWIGVAVLAVLGTAILASVRSSITGAAVIEEAELRDELADRS; via the coding sequence GTGTCTGTACGTGAGCCCGTATCAGACGACTCGCAAACTCTGCGACGCGAATTCTCACTGTGGTCGGCGTTCGCGTTCGCCTTCGCGTTCATCTCGCCGATCGTCGCGCTGTACGGCATCTTCGGGCTGGCGCTGTCGGCCGCCGGGCCCAGCTTCTGGTGGGGTTTCGCGATCGTGTTCGCCGGCCAGTTCCTGGTTGCCCTGGTGTTCGCGATGCTGGTGTCCCGCTGGCCGCTCGAAGGGTCCATCTACCAGTGGTCGCGACGCCTGCTCGGGACCACCTACGGCTGGTTCGCGGGCTGGGTCTACATGTGGACGCTCGTGATCGCGATGGCCACGGTCGCGCTCGGCGCGGCCGGATTCGTCGCCAACATCGCCGGTCTCGAGGAACCGTCGGGCAGCACGCTCGCCCTGATCGCGCTCGTGATCCTGCTGGCGGGCACCGCGGTCAACCTCGCCGGACGCCAGGCGCTCAAGATCTTCATGGCGGCCAGCATCGCCGCCGAGGTGATCGGCTCGGTGGTGCTCGGCACGTGGCTGTTGTTGTTCCACCGGCAGAACTCACTGTCGGTGCTGTTCGACGGGGCCGGCGCCGATACCGACATGTGGACGTACCTGAGCGGTCCCTTCCTGCTGGCGGTGGCGTTCATCGGTTGGAGCTTCGTGGGTTTCGAGAGTGCCGGGTCGATCGCCGAGGAGGTGCACGAGCCGCGCAAGTACCTGCCGAAGGCCGTGCTGTTCTCGCTGACGTTCATCGCGCTTGTCGTGGGCTATTCGAGCCTGGCGATCATCCTGGCCATCCCGGATCTCGATGCGGTCGCCGAGGGCGTGGTCGCCGACCCGGTGTACGACACCCTGACCACCGCACTCGGCCACGGCGTGGCCAAACCCGTCGAGGTGATGTTCGTGATCGGCTTCCTCGCGAGCTTCCTCGCGCTGCAGACGTCGGCGTCGCGCGTCATCTGGGCGTACGCACGTGACGGTGCCCTTCCTGCGGCGTCGGCGCTGGGCAAGCTGCGGGGACCGGCCCGTATCCCGACGGTGGCGATTCTGGTCACCACGGTCGTCGGGGCCGGACTGTTCCTGTTGAGCATCGTCGCGGGCGACATCTACTCGTTGATGGTCAACTTCACCGCGGGTGGCTTCTACCTGGCGTTCCTGTTCCCGCTCGTCGGTTTCCTGGTCGTGCTGTTGCGCCGTGGCTGGACGCCTGCGACGTTCTCGCTGCGGGGCATGACGCTGCCGGTCGCCGTGGTGGCCGTGGTGTGGGCAAGCTTGCAGTTCCTCAACATCGCTTGGCCGCGCGCGGCTTTCGACCAGCGCTGGCTCGACTGGTCGGTGTGGATCGGTGTCGCGGTGTTGGCGGTGCTCGGCACGGCGATCCTGGCCTCGGTGCGCTCTTCGATCACCGGGGCGGCCGTGATCGAAGAGGCCGAACTCCGCGACGAACTGGCTGACCGGTCATGA
- a CDS encoding PucR family transcriptional regulator, which produces MPDRGDVAPTLRDLLDSHLGVVAAHSVADDGTAGAADELDRTITWAHTTELRDPSRYLRGGELVCTVGISLQTPDDSETFVAALCDSGAAGLCFGTGDVHDTVPDALVAACSRRRLPLLIAPPHVLFATVSRYVADFQVGGELAVARATNTLVPELLASQRRRESARQLLDRAGEVLGCYFLLEPDAPAETGGPAVRIDGLGTLVWVGSGTPPDDAVLDVIARFVQAAQGERDIESALARERVGQLLSLVERRMLLPDALNQLLAWPGLAAREVACSAWPAGAGALLSMAFPTALVGDAPEVCLVLTEPATRTTADLSAIAAELSLPSGHSATAPLAELGSAITQARIALDLARQHGGSIGPDQLSTFDSLLEGLPLSRLAPFEQQLIDPLAETDRERGTQHVRTLRVFLATNGSLIDTARELFLHTNTVRHRLSRIHEITGRNPLNFEDQAAFAIGLRACDRHGRITRRPD; this is translated from the coding sequence GTGCCTGACCGCGGCGACGTCGCTCCCACGCTGCGCGATTTGCTCGATTCACACCTGGGCGTCGTGGCAGCCCACAGCGTCGCCGACGACGGGACCGCCGGCGCGGCCGATGAGCTGGACCGGACCATCACATGGGCCCACACCACCGAGCTGCGCGACCCGTCGCGTTATCTGCGCGGCGGCGAACTGGTGTGCACCGTCGGCATCAGCCTGCAGACCCCTGACGACTCCGAGACGTTCGTCGCCGCGCTGTGCGACTCCGGTGCGGCAGGGCTGTGCTTCGGTACCGGCGACGTGCACGACACGGTTCCCGACGCGCTGGTCGCGGCATGCTCGCGGCGACGGTTGCCGCTGCTGATCGCGCCGCCGCACGTGCTCTTCGCGACCGTCAGCCGCTACGTCGCCGACTTCCAGGTGGGCGGCGAACTCGCCGTCGCACGCGCCACCAACACCCTGGTACCCGAACTGCTCGCCTCCCAGCGCCGACGGGAATCCGCCCGGCAGCTGCTGGACCGCGCCGGCGAGGTGCTGGGCTGCTACTTCCTGCTGGAACCGGACGCGCCTGCCGAAACCGGCGGTCCGGCCGTGCGGATCGACGGTCTCGGCACGCTCGTGTGGGTGGGCAGCGGAACTCCGCCCGACGACGCCGTGCTGGACGTCATCGCGCGGTTCGTGCAGGCCGCCCAGGGCGAGCGGGACATCGAATCCGCACTGGCGCGTGAACGCGTCGGTCAGCTGTTGTCGCTCGTGGAGCGCCGCATGCTGCTCCCCGATGCGCTCAATCAGCTGCTGGCCTGGCCCGGTCTCGCGGCGCGCGAAGTGGCATGTTCTGCGTGGCCGGCCGGCGCCGGGGCACTGTTGTCGATGGCGTTTCCCACGGCCCTCGTCGGCGACGCACCCGAGGTGTGCCTGGTGCTCACCGAGCCCGCCACTCGCACCACGGCCGACCTGTCGGCGATCGCCGCGGAATTGTCGCTGCCATCGGGACATTCGGCCACGGCGCCGCTGGCCGAGCTCGGCTCGGCGATCACGCAGGCCCGCATCGCGCTCGACCTCGCACGCCAGCACGGCGGCAGCATCGGCCCCGATCAACTGAGCACGTTCGACAGCCTGCTGGAAGGTCTTCCGCTCAGCCGGCTCGCGCCGTTCGAACAACAACTCATCGACCCGCTGGCCGAGACCGACCGCGAACGCGGCACCCAGCACGTGCGTACCCTCCGGGTGTTTCTGGCCACCAACGGGTCCCTCATCGACACCGCGCGCGAGCTGTTCCTGCACACCAACACCGTGCGGCACCGGCTCTCCCGCATCCACGAGATCACCGGCCGCAACCCGCTGAACTTCGAGGACCAGGCCGCCTTCGCGATCGGCCTGCGCGCCTGCGACCGACACGGCCGCATCACGCGGCGACCCGACTGA
- a CDS encoding polysaccharide deacetylase family protein: MASEFASELAWPDGKVAAAAFTFDVDAESAVLWGNEAAVGARMSVMSHQAYGPLVGVPRILDLLERHQIASTFFVPGHTAHRYPEAVRAIVAAGHEVAHHGYLHEQPTALTLEEEIEALDRGLKALAEVADVTPVGYRAPMWDLSWRTPGLLAERNFLYDSSLMDADVPYELAVGDTSLVEIPIQWALDDWEQYCFLPDISGSGLIESPRKARELWQLEFDALRRVGGCWVLTNHPFLSGRASRAAELDDLMRYVTEHADVWTTNLGAIAEHVRGQGLTPRSITPPGR, from the coding sequence ATGGCTTCTGAATTCGCCTCTGAATTGGCCTGGCCTGACGGCAAGGTCGCGGCGGCGGCGTTCACGTTCGATGTGGACGCCGAATCCGCGGTCCTGTGGGGCAACGAGGCCGCCGTCGGTGCGCGCATGAGCGTCATGAGCCACCAGGCCTACGGACCGCTGGTGGGGGTCCCGCGCATCCTCGATCTGTTGGAGCGCCACCAGATCGCCTCGACGTTCTTCGTGCCCGGGCACACCGCACACCGGTATCCCGAGGCCGTCCGGGCGATCGTTGCGGCAGGCCACGAGGTGGCCCATCACGGCTATCTGCACGAGCAACCCACCGCGCTCACCCTCGAGGAGGAGATCGAGGCACTCGACCGTGGCCTAAAGGCACTGGCCGAGGTCGCGGATGTCACCCCGGTCGGCTACCGTGCCCCGATGTGGGATTTGTCCTGGCGCACACCGGGACTGCTGGCCGAACGCAACTTCCTCTACGACTCGAGCCTCATGGACGCCGACGTCCCCTATGAGCTCGCGGTGGGGGACACCTCACTTGTCGAGATCCCCATCCAGTGGGCGCTCGACGACTGGGAGCAGTATTGCTTCCTGCCCGACATCTCGGGCAGTGGGCTCATCGAAAGCCCGCGCAAGGCGCGTGAACTGTGGCAGCTGGAGTTCGACGCGCTGCGTAGGGTCGGCGGCTGCTGGGTGCTCACCAACCATCCGTTCCTGTCCGGAAGAGCTTCGCGCGCAGCAGAACTCGATGATCTGATGCGCTACGTCACCGAGCACGCCGACGTGTGGACCACCAATCTGGGCGCTATCGCCGAGCATGTGCGCGGGCAGGGTCTCACCCCGCGCAGCATCACCCCGCCGGGAAGATAG
- a CDS encoding 1,4-dihydroxy-2-naphthoyl-CoA synthase encodes MSSQAATDNPFDPTMWERVPGFDDLTDITYHRHVIDDARQPTVRVAFDRPEVRNAFRPHTVDELYRVLDHARMSSDVGVILLTGNGPSPKDGGWAFCSGGDQRIRGRSGYQYASGETAETVDPARAGRLHILEVQRLIRFMPKVVICLVNGWAAGGGHSLHVTCDLTLASRQHARFKQTDADVGSFDGGFGSAYLARQTGQKFAREIFFLGRAYDAETMHQMGAVNDVVDHADLEKAGLQWAAEINGKSPQAIRMLKFAFNLIDDGLVGQQVFAGEATRLAYMTDEAVEGRDAFLEKRDPDWSAFPRYF; translated from the coding sequence ATGAGCAGCCAAGCAGCGACGGACAACCCGTTCGACCCCACGATGTGGGAGCGGGTGCCCGGCTTCGATGATCTGACCGACATCACCTACCACCGCCACGTCATCGACGATGCACGTCAACCCACCGTGCGGGTGGCTTTCGACCGTCCAGAGGTACGCAACGCCTTCCGGCCGCACACTGTCGACGAGTTGTACCGCGTGCTCGACCACGCACGGATGTCGTCCGACGTCGGCGTCATCCTGCTCACCGGCAACGGCCCGTCACCCAAGGACGGCGGCTGGGCGTTCTGCTCGGGCGGTGATCAGCGCATCCGGGGCCGCTCGGGCTACCAGTACGCGTCGGGCGAGACCGCAGAGACCGTCGATCCGGCGCGCGCGGGACGATTGCACATCCTCGAGGTGCAGCGGCTCATCCGGTTCATGCCCAAAGTCGTGATCTGTCTGGTCAACGGGTGGGCCGCAGGCGGTGGACACAGCCTGCACGTCACGTGCGACCTGACGCTGGCAAGCCGCCAGCATGCACGGTTCAAGCAGACCGACGCCGACGTGGGCAGCTTCGACGGCGGGTTCGGCAGCGCCTATCTCGCGCGTCAGACCGGGCAGAAGTTCGCTCGTGAGATCTTCTTTCTCGGCCGCGCCTACGACGCCGAGACCATGCACCAGATGGGTGCCGTCAACGATGTCGTCGACCACGCCGACCTGGAGAAGGCCGGGTTGCAGTGGGCCGCCGAGATCAACGGCAAGTCCCCACAGGCGATTCGGATGCTCAAGTTCGCGTTCAACCTGATCGACGACGGTCTGGTGGGCCAGCAGGTGTTCGCCGGTGAGGCGACACGTCTGGCGTACATGACCGACGAGGCCGTCGAAGGCCGCGACGCGTTCCTGGAGAAGCGCGACCCGGACTGGAGCGCGTTCCCCCGCTATTTCTGA
- the speB gene encoding agmatinase: MKGQPYVRSASGKVGQVNATEVPRYAGIATFARLPQLFEVLDYDIAVVGVPFDSGVTYRPGARFGPAAIREASRLLKPYHPALDVSPFAQAQVVDAGDFGVNPFDIDEAVGQIRDGVAGLLHRPNQRVVLLGGDHTIALPALQALHAMHGPIALVHFDAHLDTWDTYFGAPCTHGTPFRRASEQGLIVKGHSAHVGIRGSLYDRADLLDDESLGFTVVHCRDIDRIGVDGVIERVHERVGEHPVYVSIDIDVLDPAFAPGTGTPEIGGMTSRELVAVLRAMRGLNIVGADVVEVAPAYDSGDVTAVAGANLAYELITLMADGF, from the coding sequence GTGAAAGGCCAGCCGTACGTACGGTCGGCGTCGGGAAAGGTGGGCCAGGTCAACGCGACCGAGGTGCCGCGGTACGCGGGAATCGCGACGTTCGCGCGGCTGCCGCAGCTGTTCGAGGTCCTCGACTACGACATCGCCGTCGTGGGGGTGCCGTTCGACAGCGGTGTCACCTACCGGCCGGGTGCGCGCTTCGGTCCGGCTGCCATCCGTGAGGCGTCGCGGCTGCTCAAGCCGTATCATCCCGCGCTCGACGTCAGCCCGTTCGCGCAGGCCCAAGTGGTCGACGCCGGCGATTTCGGGGTGAACCCGTTCGACATCGACGAGGCCGTCGGCCAGATCCGTGACGGTGTGGCCGGATTGCTGCACCGCCCGAACCAGCGTGTGGTGCTGCTCGGCGGTGATCACACGATCGCGCTGCCCGCCCTGCAGGCGCTGCACGCGATGCACGGCCCGATCGCGCTCGTGCACTTCGACGCCCACCTCGACACCTGGGACACGTATTTCGGGGCGCCGTGCACGCACGGCACGCCTTTCCGCCGCGCGTCGGAGCAGGGGCTCATCGTCAAAGGGCACTCGGCGCACGTCGGCATCCGGGGATCGCTGTACGACCGCGCCGATCTGCTGGACGACGAGTCCCTCGGGTTCACGGTCGTGCACTGCCGCGACATCGATCGCATCGGCGTCGACGGCGTCATCGAACGCGTCCACGAGCGCGTCGGCGAGCATCCGGTGTACGTGTCGATCGATATCGACGTGCTCGACCCGGCGTTCGCGCCCGGCACCGGAACACCCGAGATCGGGGGCATGACCAGCCGTGAACTCGTCGCGGTGCTGCGGGCCATGCGCGGGCTGAACATCGTCGGCGCCGATGTTGTCGAGGTCGCCCCCGCCTACGACAGCGGTGACGTGACGGCGGTCGCCGGTGCCAACCTCGCTTACGAGTTGATCACGCTGATGGCCGATGGCTTCTGA
- a CDS encoding SDR family NAD(P)-dependent oxidoreductase has product MTSLEGRVALVTGAAQGMGAAHARRLAAAGATVAVNDIRNGEALNALAQEIGGLTVPGDVSDPAVCTQIADDVATATGRLDILVANHAYMTMAPLLDHDERDWWRVVDTNLGGTFHLVQAVLPHMRALGAGRIVVIASEWGVIGWPEATAYAAAKSGLISLVKSLGRELAPEHIIVNAVAPGVTDTPQLQVDADAAGVELATVRARYAEAIPMGRIGSGDEIAAAVEFLADFELEAVVGQVISSNGGSTRSRA; this is encoded by the coding sequence ATGACCTCGTTGGAAGGCCGCGTCGCGCTGGTGACCGGCGCGGCGCAGGGGATGGGCGCCGCACACGCACGCCGGTTGGCTGCGGCCGGTGCGACGGTGGCTGTCAACGACATTCGCAATGGTGAGGCGCTGAACGCGCTCGCGCAGGAGATCGGCGGGCTCACCGTCCCAGGGGACGTGTCCGATCCGGCGGTGTGCACGCAGATCGCCGACGATGTGGCCACGGCGACGGGCCGCCTCGACATCCTCGTCGCCAACCATGCGTACATGACGATGGCGCCGCTGCTCGACCACGATGAACGCGACTGGTGGCGCGTCGTCGACACCAACCTCGGCGGCACGTTTCACCTCGTGCAGGCCGTGCTGCCGCACATGCGGGCGCTGGGCGCGGGGCGCATCGTGGTGATCGCCAGCGAATGGGGCGTCATCGGCTGGCCCGAGGCCACGGCGTATGCCGCCGCCAAGTCCGGGCTGATCTCGCTGGTCAAATCCCTCGGTCGCGAGCTCGCACCAGAGCACATCATCGTCAACGCGGTCGCTCCGGGCGTCACCGACACCCCGCAGTTGCAGGTCGACGCCGACGCCGCCGGGGTGGAGTTGGCGACCGTACGGGCGCGGTACGCGGAGGCGATCCCGATGGGTCGCATAGGATCTGGGGACGAGATCGCCGCGGCTGTGGAGTTCCTCGCTGATTTTGAGTTGGAAGCTGTTGTCGGGCAGGTGATCTCGTCCAACGGCGGGTCCACGCGGTCCCGGGCGTGA
- a CDS encoding SDR family oxidoreductase: protein MSKHPLRRLTDNLFLASMRPPVTDQLIQLRAAREAVNLRGKRVLITGASSGIGASAAVKFAERGARVIVVARRAELLDEVVGQITASGGEAMARPCDLTDLDAIDALVAEIESEYRGIDILVNNAGHSIRRPLADSLERWHDIERTMTLNYYSPLRLIRGFAPGMRGRGAGHIINVSTWGVLSEASPLFSVYQASKAALSAVSRVIETEWGDGGVHSTTLYYPLVDTPMIKPTRAFDGLPALSADEAADWMITAARYRPVQIAPRVAVGARALNAVAPGVVNAVMKRQSAQPDGVGRRPIFPAG, encoded by the coding sequence ATGAGCAAACACCCACTGCGCCGGCTCACCGACAATTTGTTCCTGGCGAGTATGCGGCCGCCGGTGACCGACCAGTTGATCCAGCTGCGCGCGGCCCGTGAAGCGGTGAACCTGCGGGGCAAGCGGGTGCTGATCACCGGTGCGTCGTCGGGGATCGGCGCGTCCGCCGCGGTCAAGTTCGCCGAACGCGGCGCGCGGGTGATCGTGGTCGCGCGACGGGCCGAGCTGCTCGACGAGGTGGTCGGTCAGATCACCGCATCCGGGGGTGAGGCGATGGCACGGCCGTGCGACCTGACCGACCTGGATGCGATCGACGCGCTGGTGGCCGAGATCGAGTCCGAGTACCGCGGGATCGACATCCTGGTGAACAACGCGGGCCACTCGATCCGCCGGCCACTGGCCGACTCGCTGGAGCGCTGGCACGACATCGAGCGGACCATGACGCTGAACTACTACTCGCCGTTGCGGTTGATCCGCGGGTTCGCGCCGGGCATGCGGGGGCGCGGTGCGGGGCACATCATCAACGTCTCGACATGGGGTGTGCTCAGCGAGGCGTCTCCGCTGTTCTCGGTGTATCAGGCCTCGAAGGCCGCGCTGAGCGCCGTCAGCCGCGTCATCGAAACCGAATGGGGCGACGGCGGTGTGCATTCAACGACGCTGTACTACCCGCTGGTGGACACCCCGATGATCAAACCGACCCGCGCGTTCGACGGACTGCCCGCGTTGTCGGCGGACGAGGCGGCCGACTGGATGATCACCGCGGCGCGGTACCGGCCCGTGCAGATCGCGCCGCGCGTAGCCGTGGGCGCCCGGGCGCTCAACGCCGTGGCACCCGGTGTGGTGAACGCGGTGATGAAACGTCAATCGGCGCAACCCGACGGGGTGGGCCGCAGGCCTATCTTCCCGGCGGGGTGA
- a CDS encoding DUF5078 domain-containing protein yields MRRRKFTGTGLAATAALTAVMFNPGVAAADATDEYPIPSNMLRTTCTVDQYMAAVRDTNPVYYERYMIDYNNKPAADQQGARDRIYWFFSLDYAGRRQYSENMATDAFFEQMSWRWPNWAKLFFNNKGVVAHGTKNCPDYPAVDPTVWNW; encoded by the coding sequence ATGCGTCGCAGGAAGTTCACCGGCACCGGTCTCGCCGCGACCGCGGCACTCACGGCCGTGATGTTCAACCCCGGCGTCGCGGCCGCCGATGCCACCGACGAGTACCCGATCCCGAGCAACATGCTCAGGACCACCTGCACCGTCGATCAGTACATGGCGGCGGTGCGGGACACCAATCCGGTGTACTACGAGCGCTACATGATCGACTACAACAACAAGCCGGCCGCCGATCAGCAGGGCGCCCGCGACCGCATCTACTGGTTCTTCTCATTGGACTATGCGGGCCGTCGTCAGTACTCGGAGAACATGGCCACCGATGCGTTCTTCGAACAGATGTCGTGGCGCTGGCCGAACTGGGCCAAACTGTTCTTCAACAACAAGGGCGTCGTCGCGCACGGTACGAAGAACTGCCCGGACTATCCAGCCGTCGACCCGACCGTCTGGAACTGGTAG